One genomic window of Luteitalea pratensis includes the following:
- a CDS encoding homocysteine S-methyltransferase family protein, which produces MSHNRSNLPQLRDQLFLTDGGMETYLIFQQGLELPDFASFHLLQTPEGEEAIRAYFRAYAGIARRYGTGMVLDTPTWRASADWGARHGLDADALVRVNGRAVSLLEELRDEFAPVPVVISGCIGPRGDGYVPDAMMTVRHAEAYHQAQVDALSATNADMLCALTLNYVEEAIGVTHAARTAGMPIAIAFTVETNGKLPTGQSLGSAIRIVDGATSGYPVYYMVNCAHPTHFAHLLDPEEHWVRRIRGIRANASCRSHAELNECADLDTGDPLGLGASYAELRRRLPQLTVLGGCCGTDHRHIEAIASACMPVVA; this is translated from the coding sequence ATGTCACACAATCGCTCGAATCTTCCGCAACTCCGTGACCAGCTGTTCCTGACCGACGGCGGCATGGAGACGTACTTGATCTTCCAGCAGGGCCTCGAACTGCCCGACTTCGCCTCTTTCCACCTGCTGCAGACGCCGGAGGGCGAGGAGGCCATCCGCGCGTACTTCCGTGCCTATGCCGGCATCGCGCGCCGGTACGGCACCGGCATGGTCCTGGATACGCCGACCTGGCGCGCGAGCGCGGACTGGGGCGCGCGCCACGGCCTCGACGCGGATGCGCTGGTGCGCGTCAACGGCCGGGCGGTGTCGCTGCTCGAGGAACTGCGCGATGAGTTCGCCCCGGTACCGGTCGTGATCAGCGGCTGCATCGGGCCACGTGGCGACGGCTACGTTCCCGACGCGATGATGACAGTGCGTCACGCGGAGGCCTACCACCAGGCACAGGTGGACGCGTTGTCGGCGACCAATGCCGACATGTTGTGCGCGCTGACACTGAACTACGTCGAGGAAGCGATCGGCGTGACGCATGCGGCGCGGACCGCCGGCATGCCGATCGCGATCGCGTTCACGGTGGAGACCAACGGCAAGCTGCCGACCGGCCAGTCGCTCGGCTCGGCTATCCGCATCGTCGACGGCGCCACGAGCGGGTATCCGGTCTACTACATGGTGAACTGCGCGCACCCGACGCATTTCGCTCACCTGCTCGATCCCGAGGAGCACTGGGTGCGGCGCATTCGCGGGATTCGTGCCAACGCGTCGTGCCGGAGCCACGCGGAGCTCAATGAGTGCGCCGACCTCGATACCGGCGATCCCCTGGGGCTCGGCGCGTCCTACGCGGAACTGCGACGGCGTCTGCCGCAGCTCACGGTCCTGGGCGGGTGTTGCGGCACCGACCATCGGCATATCGAGGCGATCGCCTCGGCCTGCATGCCGGTCGTCGCCTGA
- a CDS encoding NAD(P)-dependent oxidoreductase produces the protein MRIAFIGLGIMGGPMAGHLQRGGHDVVVFNRTQSKAEAWVAEYGGRSALTPREAAADADVVCACVGADHDVREVTVGDEGAFPAMKADAIFVDHTTASAAVARELYGAARARGLHFIDAPVSGGQAGAQKGQLSVMCGGDAEPFARIEPVLRGYGKSVVRIGDSGAGQLCKMVNQLCIAGLVQGLAEGLHFAQNAGLDVPAVISVISKGAAQSWQMENRWQTMVDGKFEFGFAVDWMRKDLGIVLEEARRNGSRLPVAALVDQFYAQIQARGGARWDTSSLIALLDNQ, from the coding sequence ATGCGCATCGCCTTCATCGGTCTCGGCATCATGGGCGGCCCCATGGCCGGTCACCTCCAGCGCGGCGGCCACGACGTGGTTGTCTTCAACCGCACCCAAAGCAAGGCGGAGGCATGGGTGGCCGAGTATGGCGGGCGGTCCGCTTTGACGCCGCGCGAGGCCGCGGCCGATGCCGACGTCGTCTGTGCCTGTGTCGGCGCCGATCACGACGTGCGCGAGGTGACGGTAGGCGATGAGGGCGCCTTCCCGGCCATGAAGGCGGACGCCATCTTCGTGGACCACACGACCGCCTCCGCGGCGGTGGCGCGCGAACTGTACGGGGCCGCACGGGCGCGCGGGCTGCATTTCATCGACGCACCGGTGTCCGGGGGGCAGGCCGGAGCGCAGAAGGGGCAGTTGAGCGTGATGTGCGGCGGCGACGCCGAGCCGTTTGCCCGCATCGAGCCGGTCCTGCGTGGCTACGGCAAGTCGGTCGTCCGCATCGGCGACAGCGGCGCCGGGCAGCTCTGCAAGATGGTCAACCAACTGTGCATCGCCGGCCTCGTGCAGGGCCTGGCCGAGGGCCTGCATTTCGCACAGAACGCGGGCCTCGACGTGCCCGCCGTGATTTCCGTGATCTCGAAGGGCGCCGCCCAGTCCTGGCAGATGGAGAACCGCTGGCAGACGATGGTGGACGGCAAGTTCGAGTTCGGTTTCGCGGTCGATTGGATGCGCAAGGACCTCGGGATCGTGCTCGAAGAGGCGCGCCGCAACGGCTCGCGCCTGCCGGTGGCGGCGCTCGTTGACCAGTTCTACGCACAGATACAGGCACGCGGTGGCGCACGCTGGGACACGTCGAGCCTGATCGCTCTACTGGACAATCAATAG
- a CDS encoding sugar phosphate isomerase/epimerase family protein → MTASSSRRTFLSSSAAVLTAAALQGQGGAVKTPAVVLPRPVALGLDNFAVRASNWKAMRLLEYATTVGVDSVFISDLDAFESLEEPSLRKLREEATARNLTIHVGTWSVCPTSKAFRPANGTAHEQLSKAIRTARFVGSPVVRVVLGTWEDRLTPGGIGRHIDSLVAVLKGGRSEALDAGLKIAVENHAGDMRSEELAAVVEMSGRDFVGVNYDSGNSLWTLENPVDALETLAPYIVTTSLRDGVITEIPAGCRVKWTAMGDGQVDFVRFMPRFAELCPGIPIHIETISGVGRDVPFLEDAFWTAWPRLEAQGLARFIRVMRRKAPIAPTTTKPNDPLEQRRELERSLAYCKATLGLGLRATKVSPI, encoded by the coding sequence TTGACCGCTTCGTCCAGTCGTCGCACGTTCCTGTCGTCTTCGGCCGCGGTATTGACCGCGGCCGCGCTGCAAGGTCAGGGCGGCGCGGTCAAGACGCCTGCCGTGGTGCTGCCCCGGCCGGTGGCGCTTGGCTTGGACAACTTCGCCGTCCGCGCCAGCAACTGGAAGGCCATGCGCCTGCTGGAGTACGCGACGACGGTCGGCGTCGACTCAGTGTTCATCAGTGACCTCGATGCGTTCGAGTCGCTCGAGGAGCCCTCGCTGCGCAAACTCCGCGAGGAGGCCACGGCGCGCAACCTCACCATCCACGTCGGCACATGGAGCGTGTGTCCGACCAGCAAGGCGTTCCGGCCGGCCAACGGGACCGCCCACGAGCAGTTGTCGAAGGCCATCCGCACCGCGCGCTTCGTCGGCTCACCGGTCGTGCGCGTCGTGCTCGGCACATGGGAAGACCGACTCACGCCGGGCGGCATCGGCCGGCACATCGACAGCCTCGTTGCGGTGCTCAAGGGCGGCCGCTCCGAGGCCCTCGACGCCGGGCTGAAGATTGCCGTCGAGAATCACGCCGGCGACATGCGATCCGAGGAGCTCGCGGCCGTCGTCGAAATGTCGGGACGCGATTTCGTCGGCGTCAACTACGACTCGGGCAACTCGCTCTGGACGCTCGAGAACCCCGTCGACGCCCTCGAGACACTTGCGCCGTACATCGTCACGACCAGCCTGCGCGATGGCGTCATCACCGAGATTCCCGCCGGCTGCCGCGTCAAGTGGACGGCGATGGGCGATGGCCAGGTCGACTTCGTGCGCTTCATGCCCCGCTTCGCCGAGCTGTGCCCGGGCATCCCGATCCACATCGAGACGATCTCCGGCGTCGGCCGCGACGTGCCATTCCTCGAGGACGCCTTCTGGACTGCCTGGCCGCGGCTGGAAGCCCAGGGCCTGGCGCGCTTCATCCGCGTGATGCGGCGCAAAGCGCCCATCGCGCCGACAACGACCAAGCCGAACGATCCGCTGGAGCAGCGCCGCGAACTCGAACGCAGCCTCGCCTACTGCAAGGCCACACTCGGCCTTGGCCTGCGTGCCACGAAGGTGTCGCCGATATGA
- a CDS encoding type II toxin-antitoxin system VapB family antitoxin → MKKTLHIDDDLLREARSVSGARSDTDTVRLGLEALVRQGANERLRALRGKEPRATDVRRRREVSSPTKHSAA, encoded by the coding sequence ATGAAGAAGACACTTCACATCGACGACGACCTCTTGCGAGAGGCGCGATCGGTCAGTGGCGCCCGGAGTGACACGGATACGGTCCGCCTCGGGCTCGAGGCGCTGGTGCGGCAAGGCGCGAATGAGCGACTGCGGGCACTTCGGGGGAAGGAGCCGCGGGCTACTGATGTTCGGCGTCGACGTGAAGTCTCCTCGCCAACGAAACACTCTGCAGCCTGA
- a CDS encoding contact-dependent growth inhibition system immunity protein: MSPMSSRRWPHLASLFGGYLHQDFTAEYGSAPRAVQAALTAVEADKGREVSAEWRRFLNLTQGMDLQARARLLRELAGGSWAPGDEREFEIVSVLMLAAGRL, translated from the coding sequence ATGAGCCCCATGAGCAGCAGGAGATGGCCGCACCTCGCGTCGCTGTTCGGCGGCTACCTGCACCAGGACTTCACGGCCGAGTACGGCTCCGCACCGAGAGCCGTGCAGGCAGCGCTGACCGCGGTGGAAGCCGACAAGGGCCGAGAAGTGTCCGCCGAGTGGCGGCGCTTCCTCAACCTGACCCAGGGGATGGATTTGCAGGCCCGCGCCCGTCTCCTGCGTGAATTGGCCGGTGGCTCGTGGGCGCCTGGCGACGAACGCGAATTCGAGATCGTGTCGGTGCTGATGCTGGCCGCCGGACGGCTCTAG
- a CDS encoding GNAT family N-acetyltransferase codes for MSTSDYALRRATLADVAVLDVLIDHSVRGLGPGHYTPSEIEAGLRHVFGVDTQLVTDGTYYLIEHHDAAVACGGWSGRRTLFGGDQHKSGADDRLDPSIAPARIRAFFVHPEHARRGLGRRLYEVCADAARAAGFHTLELMATLPGVPLYTALGFEPHERVAVPTPSGPLPCIRMTRSIDGV; via the coding sequence GTGAGCACATCCGACTACGCGTTGCGCCGTGCGACCCTGGCTGACGTCGCCGTGCTCGACGTCCTGATCGACCACTCGGTGCGCGGCCTCGGTCCCGGCCACTACACGCCGAGCGAGATCGAGGCAGGGTTGCGGCACGTCTTCGGCGTCGACACACAGCTTGTCACCGACGGCACGTACTACCTGATCGAACATCATGATGCGGCCGTAGCCTGTGGTGGGTGGAGCGGCCGGCGGACGTTGTTCGGGGGCGACCAACACAAGTCCGGCGCTGACGATCGCCTCGACCCGTCGATCGCTCCCGCCCGCATTCGCGCCTTCTTCGTACACCCCGAGCATGCCCGCCGTGGCCTCGGGCGCCGGCTGTACGAGGTCTGCGCTGACGCCGCGCGGGCCGCGGGCTTCCACACGCTGGAACTCATGGCGACGCTGCCCGGAGTACCGCTCTACACGGCCCTCGGCTTCGAACCGCACGAACGCGTGGCGGTGCCGACGCCATCGGGTCCGTTGCCGTGCATCAGGATGACTCGATCGATCGACGGCGTGTAA
- a CDS encoding RNase A-like domain-containing protein yields MARLKTAATNAERRTLNAVGQAEGIFAPGRENGLRQTAWRVLRALALGCGVSFAACAPQPQEPPAQATPPVTSTPAPPAPIDDATNGAAPRASQPQGTPQASDRWDVDLQRDERRGGHTLAKHVGRTDAQLQARLRRESISAASTYPDAETAARVVTRALDADATRVQVWVGGRAPKPNLAIRYRAREGIPIGRVLDRGDIASHDARGAVVVLRWRDEGWFVLTSYPEDVR; encoded by the coding sequence ATGGCAAGGCTCAAGACAGCAGCGACCAACGCTGAACGCAGAACGCTGAACGCCGTTGGACAAGCTGAAGGAATCTTCGCGCCGGGTCGCGAGAACGGGCTGCGCCAAACGGCGTGGCGTGTACTGCGGGCGTTGGCGCTCGGATGCGGCGTCAGCTTCGCGGCGTGTGCACCGCAGCCGCAGGAACCGCCCGCTCAGGCCACACCTCCTGTCACGAGCACGCCTGCGCCGCCGGCACCGATCGACGACGCGACGAACGGCGCAGCACCTCGTGCGAGTCAGCCGCAAGGGACACCACAAGCCTCGGACAGGTGGGATGTCGACCTTCAGCGCGACGAGCGCCGTGGTGGGCACACTCTCGCGAAGCATGTCGGCCGCACCGACGCACAGTTGCAGGCGCGTCTGCGCCGCGAATCGATTTCCGCGGCATCGACATATCCCGACGCCGAGACGGCCGCGCGCGTTGTCACGCGCGCGCTCGACGCGGACGCGACGCGCGTGCAGGTGTGGGTCGGCGGCCGCGCGCCCAAGCCCAACCTGGCGATCCGGTACCGGGCGCGGGAGGGGATACCTATCGGTCGCGTTCTCGATCGCGGCGACATTGCGTCGCATGACGCACGTGGCGCCGTTGTCGTGCTGCGGTGGCGCGACGAGGGCTGGTTCGTGCTGACGTCGTATCCGGAGGACGTCCGATGA
- a CDS encoding peroxiredoxin has protein sequence MPLHAGDRLPAATFRTRTPEGVKTLTTADVFGGRKVVLFAVPAAFSPTCSQTHLPGYVAHHDAIKAGGVDEIACVSANDAWVLDAWAREHGAAGKVLMLSDGNLEFTRAAGMELDATIVGEGFRSQRYAAIVEDGVVTEIRVDDKPWLAEASSASSICRLQGQ, from the coding sequence ATGCCGCTGCATGCCGGTGACCGCCTGCCCGCCGCCACTTTCCGCACGCGCACGCCGGAGGGCGTGAAGACACTCACGACCGCCGACGTGTTCGGGGGCCGGAAGGTCGTGCTGTTTGCCGTGCCGGCGGCGTTCTCGCCGACGTGCAGCCAGACGCACCTGCCCGGCTACGTCGCGCATCACGATGCCATCAAGGCCGGCGGTGTCGACGAGATCGCGTGCGTCTCAGCCAACGACGCGTGGGTGCTCGACGCCTGGGCCCGGGAGCATGGAGCTGCGGGGAAGGTCCTCATGCTGTCGGACGGGAACCTCGAGTTCACGCGCGCCGCGGGCATGGAACTCGACGCCACCATCGTCGGCGAAGGGTTCCGAAGCCAGCGCTATGCCGCCATCGTCGAGGACGGTGTCGTCACGGAGATCAGGGTGGATGACAAGCCGTGGCTCGCCGAGGCTTCGTCGGCGAGCTCGATCTGCCGCCTGCAGGGGCAGTGA
- a CDS encoding sulfatase: MTSRLLLLVFARLALAVLALAPCASLAQAQATRPRNIVFILADDHRYDALGVMGHPLARTPNMDALAKGGAHMRNAFVTTALCSPSRASILTGTYAHTHGVVDNFTPIPPVLPNVGQQLKTAGYQTALIGKWHIGNEDDAPQPGFDHWVSFRGQGEYLPRAGATMLNVDGKRVPQKGYITDELTDYAIEWLGKTSRDKPFFLYLSHKGVHADFVPADRHKGSLKDVPVPTPATMAPEAAVAGKFPTWVRNQRNSWHGVEYPYHSSLDVAEYYRRYMETLRAVDDSVGRVVAWLRETGQLENTLVIYMGDNGFAFGEHGLIDKRTAFDWSMRVPMIVYAPGLVAPGQQINRLVANIDIAPTMLDLAGVARPSHMQGMSMLPLLRDATTPWRDTLLYEYYWEWSFPQTPTQFALRGEKYKYVFTHGVWDADMFFDLQADPQEAHNLADDPAQQKTIAAMRAQLFETLEKTGGLTIPLYMPRLGQMRLRNPEGSKAQPFPDAFVKKP; encoded by the coding sequence ATGACCTCGCGCCTGCTTCTGCTCGTCTTCGCGCGGTTGGCCCTCGCCGTTCTCGCGCTCGCCCCGTGTGCCTCTCTCGCACAGGCGCAAGCGACCAGGCCGCGCAACATCGTCTTCATCCTCGCCGACGACCATCGCTACGACGCACTCGGCGTCATGGGACATCCGCTGGCGCGGACGCCCAACATGGACGCACTTGCGAAGGGCGGCGCGCATATGCGCAACGCGTTCGTGACGACGGCCCTGTGCTCGCCGTCGCGGGCGTCGATCCTGACCGGCACCTACGCGCACACGCACGGCGTCGTCGACAACTTCACGCCGATTCCGCCGGTGCTCCCCAACGTCGGCCAACAGCTGAAGACAGCCGGGTATCAGACGGCCCTGATCGGAAAGTGGCACATCGGCAACGAAGACGATGCGCCGCAGCCGGGCTTCGATCACTGGGTGAGCTTCCGCGGCCAGGGCGAGTACCTGCCGCGCGCGGGCGCCACGATGCTCAACGTGGATGGCAAGCGGGTGCCGCAGAAGGGGTACATCACCGACGAACTGACCGATTACGCGATCGAGTGGCTCGGGAAGACCTCGCGCGACAAGCCGTTCTTCCTCTACCTCTCTCACAAGGGCGTGCACGCCGATTTCGTGCCGGCCGACCGCCACAAGGGCTCGCTGAAGGACGTGCCCGTGCCCACGCCCGCGACAATGGCGCCAGAGGCCGCAGTCGCGGGCAAGTTTCCGACATGGGTGCGCAACCAGCGCAACAGCTGGCACGGCGTCGAGTACCCGTACCACTCGAGTTTGGACGTGGCCGAGTACTACCGGCGCTACATGGAGACGCTGCGCGCCGTCGACGACAGCGTCGGACGTGTCGTCGCATGGCTGCGAGAGACGGGTCAACTCGAGAACACGCTCGTCATCTACATGGGCGACAACGGGTTCGCGTTCGGCGAGCACGGGCTGATCGACAAGCGGACCGCGTTTGACTGGTCCATGCGTGTGCCGATGATCGTGTACGCGCCCGGACTCGTCGCGCCCGGGCAGCAGATCAACCGCCTCGTGGCCAACATCGACATCGCGCCGACGATGCTCGACCTGGCAGGCGTGGCGCGCCCGTCGCACATGCAGGGGATGAGCATGCTGCCGCTGTTGCGCGACGCGACGACGCCGTGGCGTGACACGCTGCTGTACGAGTACTACTGGGAGTGGAGTTTCCCGCAGACGCCGACGCAGTTCGCGCTGCGCGGCGAGAAGTACAAGTACGTCTTCACGCACGGCGTGTGGGATGCCGACATGTTCTTCGATCTGCAAGCCGATCCCCAGGAAGCGCACAACCTGGCCGACGACCCCGCGCAGCAGAAGACGATCGCGGCCATGCGCGCCCAGTTGTTCGAGACACTGGAGAAGACCGGCGGGCTGACGATTCCACTCTACATGCCACGCCTCGGCCAGATGCGCCTGCGCAATCCCGAGGGATCGAAGGCGCAGCCGTTTCCGGATGCTTTCGTGAAGAAGCCGTGA
- a CDS encoding lytic murein transglycosylase — protein METMVIARTLILLVGLVHASALMAVAQLPEPDPVFSAPPPQSVPFPAWLQGVREEALARGISAPTVATALADITPVEQILNRDRTQAEFKETLDEYIARRIGVPTIRLGRQMRDTHRPVLEKVAAAYKVPPHVLVAVWGLESNFGRFSGVRPLMPTLATLAYDDRRGPMFRSQLFDALTILDAGYIDLPRLKGSWAGAMGQPQFMPSSYLKYAVDFDADGRKDIWSSQADVFGSIGNYLSTNGWTAGQTWGRQVTLPTDTTALTKDAPLRTAGCRAAKELTEPRPLGRWQALGVRTMDGGALPQADIMASLLRTDSGAFLVYPNYEVLLSYNCAHAYAMAVARLSDRVVDTDPLPVAKAPAKKTKKKATTARKHKR, from the coding sequence ATGGAGACGATGGTGATCGCGCGAACGTTGATCCTGCTCGTGGGGCTCGTGCACGCCAGTGCCCTGATGGCTGTCGCTCAGCTGCCAGAACCCGATCCGGTGTTCTCCGCGCCACCGCCACAGTCCGTCCCGTTCCCTGCATGGCTGCAGGGCGTGCGCGAAGAGGCGCTCGCGCGCGGCATCTCCGCCCCGACCGTCGCCACGGCGCTGGCCGACATCACGCCGGTGGAGCAGATCCTCAACCGCGATCGGACGCAGGCCGAGTTCAAGGAGACCCTCGACGAGTACATCGCCCGGCGGATCGGTGTGCCGACGATTCGCCTCGGCCGCCAGATGCGGGATACCCACCGGCCCGTTCTCGAGAAGGTCGCGGCCGCGTACAAGGTGCCGCCGCACGTACTCGTCGCGGTGTGGGGACTCGAATCGAACTTCGGCCGCTTCAGCGGCGTGCGCCCCCTGATGCCGACCCTCGCGACGCTTGCCTACGACGACCGACGCGGCCCGATGTTCCGGTCGCAGCTGTTCGATGCGCTGACGATCCTCGACGCCGGGTATATCGACCTGCCACGGCTGAAGGGTTCGTGGGCGGGCGCGATGGGGCAACCCCAGTTCATGCCGTCGAGCTATCTCAAGTACGCGGTCGACTTCGACGCTGACGGGCGCAAGGACATCTGGTCGTCCCAGGCCGACGTGTTCGGCTCGATCGGCAACTACCTCTCGACCAACGGGTGGACGGCCGGGCAGACGTGGGGACGCCAGGTCACGTTGCCGACAGACACGACAGCACTCACCAAAGACGCTCCGCTGCGGACGGCAGGATGCAGGGCCGCGAAGGAATTGACCGAGCCACGGCCGCTTGGGCGCTGGCAGGCGCTCGGCGTGCGTACGATGGACGGCGGGGCGCTGCCGCAGGCCGACATCATGGCTTCACTGCTGCGCACCGACTCGGGTGCGTTCCTCGTGTATCCCAACTACGAGGTCCTGCTCAGCTACAACTGCGCGCATGCCTACGCGATGGCCGTCGCACGACTGTCGGACCGTGTCGTCGACACGGATCCGCTGCCTGTCGCGAAGGCTCCTGCGAAGAAGACGAAGAAGAAGGCGACGACAGCCAGGAAGCACAAGCGCTAG
- a CDS encoding type II toxin-antitoxin system VapC family toxin, translated as MVLVDTSVWIRFLANRAPFARQLDELLGQGEVCGHDFVMGELLIGDKGGRKQLLADYALMRQAPVVSHREVVEFVRQRRLHGRGIGWIDTHLLASALVSHIKLWTADPRLGEVARDLGIDYE; from the coding sequence ATGGTTCTTGTCGATACGTCGGTCTGGATACGCTTTCTTGCCAACCGGGCACCGTTTGCCCGGCAGCTCGATGAGCTGCTCGGTCAGGGCGAGGTCTGCGGCCATGACTTCGTGATGGGTGAACTCCTGATTGGCGACAAGGGCGGCCGTAAGCAGCTCCTGGCCGACTACGCGCTCATGCGCCAGGCGCCTGTCGTGTCGCACCGCGAGGTGGTCGAGTTCGTTCGCCAGCGCAGACTTCACGGCCGTGGCATCGGATGGATCGACACGCACCTCCTCGCGTCGGCACTCGTGTCGCACATCAAGTTGTGGACCGCCGACCCTCGGCTCGGAGAGGTCGCGCGCGACCTGGGGATCGATTACGAATGA